The genomic interval GTGGTTAAGTTTATCTAAAATACATTATGGAATTCATGGTACGAACGACCCTTCTTCAATCGGAAAAGCTGTCTCTCTAGGTTGTATTAGAATGTATAATCAGGATGTTTTAGAACTCGCTTCGCTCGTACCTAATGGAACAAAGGTTTTGATAAGACCTTAAGATTTTATTAAGATTGTGAATATTCGTATTCAAAAAAACAAAAATCCCTTATAATGACGAATATAATCTTGTACCTGTGCTATTGAAGGAGCAAATAAATGAAAATTTTTCGCAATCGAAATTTTGTAAAATTATTTTTTGCAGCTTTATTTTCACAAATGGGTACCACCATTGGAAATATGGCTTTTGCATTCTACTTGTTAGATCATTTTAGCCACCAGCCTGCTTACGCAACAATCGCTGAGCTTATGTATTCTTTACCAACTGTTTTGGTGTTTTTTATTGTAGGGGTTGTTGCAGATCGTTTTGATCGTAAAAAGGTAGCTGAAAATTGTGATTGGATTAGAGCTGGATTAACTGTTCTTTTGTTTGGTGCTCTATATCTAAACTCGATTCCACTTGTATTCCTTGTCCTATTTATTCGAAGTTCTGTAACAAAATTCTTCTTTCCAGCAGAGAACAGCCTTGTTCAAGGAATATTAAATAAAGAACAATATGCACAGGCAGCTGGTTTAAATCAAATGCTCTTTAGTATATTTATGGTATTCGGAGTTGGAATCGGTGCAGCTATTTACAAAACTATTGGAATCCACGGTGCCGTTCTTGTAGATTTTGTAAGCTTTATTATTTCAGCATTATTAATTCGTTCCTGTAAAATCCCGCAGTCAGCAAGACTCCCTAATGGGACATTCAAATGGAAGGATTTTAACATAAAATCCACATTTCATGATTTTAAAGCCGGTATTTTATATATCATCAAGAACCGTCTATTAGCTGTTTTAGTTTTTGGATTCTTCATATTTGGTATTGTAAATGGCGCTTTTTCTATTTTGCCAATGTTTACGATGAAATATGAACTTTCACCAGATAATTATGAATGGTATGCATCCTTTTTTGCTATCTCATTAGGATTCGGGCTTTTAACCGGCAGTGGGATTGGTACTCTTATTGCATCAAAATTTAAACCTTATCAATTGATGGTATATCCTATTTTTATAACAAGTCTGCTTATTTTTTTGTTAGGATATACAAACAAAGTTTCAATCTTTTTGGTGATTGTATTCATTATTGGGACATGCTTAGGGCCAATAAATATAGCCATTGGGGGATGGATGCCAAAAATCGTTCATCCAAAACTAATGGGAAGAGTAAGCGGCTGGATTGATCCATTAATGATGTTTGCACAGTCTGTAACATTAGGTCTTATTGCATTGCTTTTTCCAAAAATAATTGAAAAAATTGATTATTTATATTATGGTATGGCGCTTATTATTTTAATTGTATCGCTATTTTATGCTTTAACATTGCCGAAATTAAGCCAAGCCTTTGAAGAAAAGGAGAAACGTATTTACAATAATCGTAGAGCAACTAAAACAGATCCTAAGATAAACTCGCTATAAGCCTGATAACGATAAGTTATCAGGTTTTTTACTTTTTAAAAATATTCACTTAATCTAAAGGTGATTTCATAGTATTTTTCAATTAATTACCTTTTTGTTATTGCAATTTACTATTCTCAAAGTATAATTTATATAAGAAATGAGCAAACTGAAAGTGCTTATGTAAAGGAGAGAAACAATGGACGATCATAATCGACTCGATCCAACAAAACAACCAACAACAGAAAACCTCGCACGTGCTATTTATATTGTGAATCGACATGCAAAAACCGCACCAAATCCAAAATTTCTTTATGCATTAAAAAAGAAAGCATTACTAAAGCTTGTCCATGAAGGTAAGGCGAAAAAAGAAGGACTTCATTTTTCAAATAATCCAAAATATAGCAAACAGCAATCTGATGTCCTTGTTTCAGCTGGAGAGTATTACTTTCATATGCCTCCTACAAAAGATGACTTCGATCAACTTCCACATTTAGGATCCTTGAATCAAACATATCGTAATCCCAAAACACATATGTCATTATCTAAGGCGAAAATCCTCTTACAGCAGTATGTGGGAATGCAAGAAGATAAACGCCCACCTAAGTCATTTCAATCAAAAAAAACACGTACATATGAGAAGCCTGTTTTCAAAAGACTTGGAGAAAGTTATCGGTGAAAATAGTGTTATCTTTTTTAAGGATCTTCAATTGAAGATCTTTTTTCTATTAAACAATACCTGCTACCTATTCTCTTTCATCTTCCTATCACATTAAAATACTATTTCCCGAACTTAACCTTACACTTTTAAAGAGATGGACTGAATTGTCTTTAATCTTTATATTAATATTTAAAACAACAACGATAACAGCCTAATGAAGGTGGAAAAGCTGGAGTTACCGTTTCAGCAACTAACGGTGGGAAAAACGTAAACAATGGCGGTCAACTTGCTGAAGAAAATGGACAAATTGGAAAAAAATGATAGTAAAGAAGCTAACCTCACTGAAGACAATTAAACAATTCAATAAAAACCCCCTAGTAACTAGCGGGTTTTTACATTTGTAAATTTATCCATTTATTGCATATTTATACTTTATTGTTTAATTTTGAATAACTTTCGATTTAAGCGGTAAATCATTAGCAATTAAATCTTCAAAGCTTTCTCTTTTTACAACTAGTTGCACTTCTCCATTTTCAACAAATACTACAGCTGGACGAGGAATTCGATTGTAATTATTCGCCATTGAATAACCATATGCTCCTGTACAGAAAACAGCTAAAATATCATCTGGATTAACCTCTGGTAATGGTAAATCCCAAATTAACATATCACCGCTTTCACAGCATTTTCCTGCGATTGATACTGGCTTGTCATGTTTTTCCGTCACACGGTTTGCTAAAACAGCTTCATACTTTGCTTGATAAAGTGCAGGACGAATATTATCGCTCATCCCCCCATCAATTGCTACATATTCGCGAATATTTGGTACTGTTTTTCGTGAGCCAATTGAATAAAGTGTCGTTCCTGCATCACCAACAAGTGAACGGCCCGGTTCAATCCAAATTTCCGGCATCTTTATTCCTATCTCATTAACTTGTTTTTTTACTGCTTCTACAATTTGCTCTACATAGTAAGTCGGTGGAAGCGGCTCGTCCTCTTTTGTATATCGAATTCCGAAGCCTCCTCCTAAATTAACAACTTCAGGTGTAAACGAAAATTTCTCCATCCAAGCTTTTATTTTCTCAAATACTCTCTCTGCAGCAAGTACAAAACCAGCAGTATCAAAAATTTGTGAACCTATATGACAATGAATGCCTAATAAATGAATATTTTCAGACTTAAGTACAGCTTCAATCGCTGTTTCGATTTGACCATTTAATAAACCAAAACCAAACTTTGAATCTTCTTGTCCTGTTGTAATATAATCATGTGTATGTGCTTCAACTCCTGGTGTTACACGTAAAAGGACTTGTACTTGTTTTTTATCATTTTTTGATAATTCCTTAAGCAATTCAATTTCATAAAAATTATCAACAACAATACATCCGACTCCATGATCTAATGCCATTTTTAACTCTGCACGACTTTTGTTATTGCCATGCAAATGAATTTTTTCAGCAGGAAAACCAGAAGTAATGGCAGTAAAAAGCTCTCCACCAGATACTACATCTAATGATAATCCTTCTTCTGCAATCAATTGGAACATAGCAATCGACGAAAAGGCTTTACTTGCATAAGCTACTTGTGCATTTACGCCCATATTCTCAAATGCCTGTTTAAAGCTTCTTGCACGTTCTCTAATTAAAGCAACATCATAAATATAAAGAGGTGTTCCATATTCTTTTGCTAATTTTATTGTATCGACTCCACCAATTTCTAAATGTCCATTTTCATTAATTTTACTTGTACCATGTAGAAACAATTTGTATCCCCTCTTTCTATATCAAGGCATTTTAAGAAACAATGTCCTTTAAGACTCGTTTACGAACTATTCAAATAATTCGTCCTACAAAAAATATAGACCATTTTGTCATCTATTGTAAGAAAAACATCTATTTTTAAAAAGCCAGTTAATTTAGCTTGACAACGAAACAGACAGTTAACACCAGCTGGTAATTAACTGTCTGTTTTAAACTTTTGCTCTAAATTAAACATACAATATCATAAATAAGGGGTTCTTTCAATGACTCAATAACCTAATTTGGCTGTTTTCTAACATTTTGCGGATGTACGATACTAGGTCTAAGCTTTGCTCCCGGCACAGATGTACGAATAATAATTTGACATAGAGCTTTTGCATTAAAAGGCAAAAATGGCCATAAGTATGGAGTGTTTAGGGAACGAATATTAGCAAGTAGTAAAACAAATAAAGTACAACCTACAACAAAGCCCTCTAGCTTAAATAGTGCTACAAAAACTAATAAAACTAACCGCGCCATTTTATTTGCAACACTGAGCTCATAACTCGGAGTAGCAAATGTTCCGATACCAGCTACTGCTACGTAAAGTATAACTTCCGGAACGAACAATCCAACATCGATAGCAATCTGACCGATTAATGCTGCCGCTATTAACCCCATTGCAGTGGATAACGATGTCGGTGTATGAATGGCGGCCATTCTTAAAAACTCAAGACCAAAGTCAGCAAGAAATATTTGAATAACAATCGGAATGTTCTTTTGTTCTGTAGGACCAATAAACGCAATTTCTTTCGGTAATAAGGAAGGCTCTAACACGAATAAAAACCAAAGCGGTAAAAGGAAAATAGATGCCATAATTCCTAAAAATCGAACCCATCGAAGAAAAGTACCAACTGCTGGTGCTTGTCGATATTCTTCAGCATGTTGCACATGATGAAAAAAGGTTGTTGGTGTTAAGATTACACTAGGAGATGTATCTACAATAATAATAACATGCCCTTCTAATAAGTGATTTGCAGCAACATCAGGTCTTTCGGTATATCGTACTAATGGATAAGGGTTAAAACCCTGTTTTACTAAAAATTCCTCTATTGTTTTATCCGCCATTGTAATGCCATCAATTTTGATTGTTTCTAATTCTTTTTTTATTGTTTTTATGAGTCCAGGATCTGCAACATCTTTTACATATGCAATACATACATCCGTTTTTGAACGTTCACCTACTTTCATCATTTCATACCGCAATCGTTCATCTCTAATTCTTCGACGAATAAGAGCAGTATTAACAATGATATTTTCTACAAAACCATCCCTTGCTCCCCGAACAA from Metabacillus sediminilitoris carries:
- a CDS encoding MFS transporter, with protein sequence MKIFRNRNFVKLFFAALFSQMGTTIGNMAFAFYLLDHFSHQPAYATIAELMYSLPTVLVFFIVGVVADRFDRKKVAENCDWIRAGLTVLLFGALYLNSIPLVFLVLFIRSSVTKFFFPAENSLVQGILNKEQYAQAAGLNQMLFSIFMVFGVGIGAAIYKTIGIHGAVLVDFVSFIISALLIRSCKIPQSARLPNGTFKWKDFNIKSTFHDFKAGILYIIKNRLLAVLVFGFFIFGIVNGAFSILPMFTMKYELSPDNYEWYASFFAISLGFGLLTGSGIGTLIASKFKPYQLMVYPIFITSLLIFLLGYTNKVSIFLVIVFIIGTCLGPINIAIGGWMPKIVHPKLMGRVSGWIDPLMMFAQSVTLGLIALLFPKIIEKIDYLYYGMALIILIVSLFYALTLPKLSQAFEEKEKRIYNNRRATKTDPKINSL
- a CDS encoding YkyB family protein, with product MDDHNRLDPTKQPTTENLARAIYIVNRHAKTAPNPKFLYALKKKALLKLVHEGKAKKEGLHFSNNPKYSKQQSDVLVSAGEYYFHMPPTKDDFDQLPHLGSLNQTYRNPKTHMSLSKAKILLQQYVGMQEDKRPPKSFQSKKTRTYEKPVFKRLGESYR
- the lysA gene encoding diaminopimelate decarboxylase; amino-acid sequence: MFLHGTSKINENGHLEIGGVDTIKLAKEYGTPLYIYDVALIRERARSFKQAFENMGVNAQVAYASKAFSSIAMFQLIAEEGLSLDVVSGGELFTAITSGFPAEKIHLHGNNKSRAELKMALDHGVGCIVVDNFYEIELLKELSKNDKKQVQVLLRVTPGVEAHTHDYITTGQEDSKFGFGLLNGQIETAIEAVLKSENIHLLGIHCHIGSQIFDTAGFVLAAERVFEKIKAWMEKFSFTPEVVNLGGGFGIRYTKEDEPLPPTYYVEQIVEAVKKQVNEIGIKMPEIWIEPGRSLVGDAGTTLYSIGSRKTVPNIREYVAIDGGMSDNIRPALYQAKYEAVLANRVTEKHDKPVSIAGKCCESGDMLIWDLPLPEVNPDDILAVFCTGAYGYSMANNYNRIPRPAVVFVENGEVQLVVKRESFEDLIANDLPLKSKVIQN
- a CDS encoding spore germination protein, whose translation is MTTKTDKKPISTNLAENERYFKENVGLNTSFDLGIRKLRILDYQVNLYFINGLCDTAYITEILKKITSISDNEVDHTKFKEIFENRIANQSVVKIKTLDEAVDQVLSGLILFFIEGMDYALVVDVRSYPGRQPQEADTEKIVRGARDGFVENIIVNTALIRRRIRDERLRYEMMKVGERSKTDVCIAYVKDVADPGLIKTIKKELETIKIDGITMADKTIEEFLVKQGFNPYPLVRYTERPDVAANHLLEGHVIIIVDTSPSVILTPTTFFHHVQHAEEYRQAPAVGTFLRWVRFLGIMASIFLLPLWFLFVLEPSLLPKEIAFIGPTEQKNIPIVIQIFLADFGLEFLRMAAIHTPTSLSTAMGLIAAALIGQIAIDVGLFVPEVILYVAVAGIGTFATPSYELSVANKMARLVLLVFVALFKLEGFVVGCTLFVLLLANIRSLNTPYLWPFLPFNAKALCQIIIRTSVPGAKLRPSIVHPQNVRKQPN